The DNA sequence CACCGGCAGAATAACACTGAGGGAACATTTGCCGAAACCGGACAGATCGTGAATAGCCGCTACTCTTTTTTGTTCTGAAAACATTTTCTCACCTCAAACCGTTTTTACAGAACATAGTACCACCCTGTTACAGCGAAATGAAGAAAAACCTGTCGCAGAAACTGCCTTTTTCTCACAGCCAGCAGATTTTATGCCTTGGGCGGCATTTGGCGCAGATGGTCCAAATAGCCCTGCAAAATAATGGTTGCCGCGACCGCATCCACAACGGATTTCCGTTTTTTCCCGCGGACGTTGCTCTCATTCAAATACCCATGTGCCGTAATGGTTGTGCCGCGCTCGTCCCACAAAGTGACCGGCACACCTGCCGCCGTCTGCAGCTTTTCGGCAAATTCGCGGGCACCCTGCGCGCTGGCACCCTCGGTTCCGTCCATATTGCGCGGCAGGCCAACAACCACCTGCTGCACACGGTTTTCCTGGATTCTGCTGACAATGCGCAGCAGCAGTTTATCCCAGTTATAGGAAGGCTCCACCCCCAGCGGAGAAGCCAAGAAACAGCTTTCATCACTCAGGGCAAGCCCCGTGCGGGCATGACCGAGGTCGACGCCGAGAATTCTCATGCTCGTTTCTGCCCCCAGCCCATTTTTTTCATAACAGACATATCCTGCCCCAAATGTGCCGCGTCACCCATGCGCAGGACTTTGCAGCTGCCGTCATCGGCAAAAGTTACTTCCGAAATGGAGGTGTTGTCACACAGCGGCACCATGTCAATTTTAGAAAGCGGCAAACCCAGTGCCCTGCAGAAAAAGCACCGCAGCGCACAGCCGTGTGTGGCGATACATACCGTCACTTTCTGATTTGGTACATTTCCTTTTTTTATGATTCTCTGAACGCCGTTCCAGACACGGTCCTGTACCTGTTGGATATTCTCGCCGCCGGGCGCCTGAAAGTCGGCCAGATGATTCTGCCATGCGTCCGCTTCTTTCGGAAATCGAACGGGCAGTTCGCTCCACTTCAGGCCTTCCATACCGCCCACATCAATCTCCAGCAGGCTGCTGTCCGTATACAGCGGTACATGATGGTACTGATTGATAGCTTCAGCCGTTAGGCATGCACGTTTCAGCGGGCTTGTGTACATGGTCTGAAATGGCACATTACGCAGCCGAACCGAAACCGCCTCCAACTGGCGGCGGCCGAGGTCCGTAATGTCACTGTCTCCACGGCCCTGGTAAACGCCGTCCACATTTCCGCGGGCCGCACAGTGACGCACCAGATAAAGGTCTACCAAGGGCGCACACCCCCCGTCAGTTCTGTTACATTTGCAATGGAATGATTATTCAAATACTCTTCAAGACCTTTCAGGATTTTAACCGGCGCATAGGGGTCCGTGAAGAAAGCGGTACCGACCTGAAACGCCGACGCACCCGCCAGCATCATCTCCACAGCATCCTGCCAGCAGGAAATTCCACCCAATCCAACGACTGGTATCTTTACACGGCGGGCTGTCTGCCAAACCATTCGCACTGCCACCGGAAATACCGCCGGGCCGGAAAGGCCGCCGGTGTTATTGTGCAGGACTGGACGCCGTGTACGAATATCAATGCGCATACCCGTCAGTGTGTTAATCAGTGAAACAGCATCGGCACCAGCCGCCTCTGCCGCCGCCGCATTTTCGGAAATGTCCGCTACATTGGGAGAAAGTTTCACCATCAGTGGCTTTTTGCAGTGCTTTCTTACCTGCGC is a window from the Caproicibacterium lactatifermentans genome containing:
- the ruvX gene encoding Holliday junction resolvase RuvX, with protein sequence MRILGVDLGHARTGLALSDESCFLASPLGVEPSYNWDKLLLRIVSRIQENRVQQVVVGLPRNMDGTEGASAQGAREFAEKLQTAAGVPVTLWDERGTTITAHGYLNESNVRGKKRKSVVDAVAATIILQGYLDHLRQMPPKA
- a CDS encoding histidine phosphatase family protein, with translation MVDLYLVRHCAARGNVDGVYQGRGDSDITDLGRRQLEAVSVRLRNVPFQTMYTSPLKRACLTAEAINQYHHVPLYTDSSLLEIDVGGMEGLKWSELPVRFPKEADAWQNHLADFQAPGGENIQQVQDRVWNGVQRIIKKGNVPNQKVTVCIATHGCALRCFFCRALGLPLSKIDMVPLCDNTSISEVTFADDGSCKVLRMGDAAHLGQDMSVMKKMGWGQKRA
- a CDS encoding dihydroorotate dehydrogenase, whose product is MADMRVNIAGVPFANPLIGASGTVGFGREYAQFYPLSVLGGISCKGITLEERPGNPPPRIAETPSGILNSVGLQNPGVEHFLREDLPWLKQQGTVVIANIAGRTPEDYCDMAERLSDSIVDMIELNISCPNVKAGGVQFGVTCEGVENITAQVRKHCKKPLMVKLSPNVADISENAAAAEAAGADAVSLINTLTGMRIDIRTRRPVLHNNTGGLSGPAVFPVAVRMVWQTARRVKIPVVGLGGISCWQDAVEMMLAGASAFQVGTAFFTDPYAPVKILKGLEEYLNNHSIANVTELTGGVRPW